From Leopardus geoffroyi isolate Oge1 chromosome B4, O.geoffroyi_Oge1_pat1.0, whole genome shotgun sequence, a single genomic window includes:
- the USP5 gene encoding ubiquitin carboxyl-terminal hydrolase 5 isoform X4, protein MHLTSSAHWTARLGGGGLGTVGAAVCGGAAAGVMAELSEEALLSVLPTIRVPKAGDRVHKDECAFSFDTPESEGGLYICMNTFLGFGKQYVERHFNKTGQRVYLHLRRTRRPKEEDTTTGTGDPPRKKPTRLAIGVEGGFDLSEEKYEYDEDVKIVILPDYLEIARDGLGGLPDIVRDRVTSAVEALLSADSASRKQEVQAWDGEVRQVSKHAFNLKQLDNPARIPPCGWKCSKCDMRENLWLNLTDGSILCGRRYFDGSGGNNHAVEHYRETNYPLAVKLGTITPDGADVYSYDEDDMVLDPNLAEHLSHFGIDMLKMQKTDKTMTELEIDMNQRIGEWELIQESSVPLKPLFGPGYTGIRNLGNSCYLNSVVQVLFSIPDFQRKYVDKLEKIFQNAPTDPTQDFSTQVYVARAKLGHGLLSGEYSKPAPESGDGEQVPEQKEVQDGIAPRMFKALIGKGHPEFSTNRQQDAQEFFLHLINMVERNCRSSENPNEVFRFLVEEKIKCLATEKVKYTQRVDYIMQLPVPMDAALNKEELLEYEEKKRQAEEEKLPLPELVRAQVPFSSCLEAYGAPEQVDDFWSTALQAKSVAVKTTRFASFPDYLVIQIKKFTFGLDWVPKKLDVSIEMPEELDISQLRGTGLQPGEEELPDIAPPLVTPDEPKAPMLDESVIIQLVEMGFPMDACRKAVYYTGNSGAEAAMNWVMSHMDDPDFANPLILPGSSGPGSTSAAADPPPEDCVSTIVSMGFSRDQALKALRATSNASLLSKNNSLERAVDWIFSHIDDLDAEAAMDISEGRSAADSISESVPVGPKVRDGPGKYQLFAFISHMGTSTMCGHYVCHIKKEGRWVIYNDQKVCASEKPPKDLGYIYFYQRVAS, encoded by the exons ATGCACCTAACGAGTAGTGCTCATTGGACGGCCAGACTAGGGGGTGGGGGACTGGGAACGGTGGGAGCCGCTGTGTGTGGAGGAGCTGCTGCCGGTGTCATGGCGGAGCTGAGTGAGGAGGCGCTGCTGTCAGTATTACCGACGATCCGGGTTCCTAAGGCTGGAGACCGGGTCCACAAAGACGAGTGCGCCTTCTCCTTCGACACACCG GAGTCTGAGGGTGGCCTCTACATCTGCATGAACACATTCCTGGGCTTTGGGAAACAGTATGTGGAGAGACATTTCAACAAGACGGGCCAGCGCGTCTACCTGCACCTCCGGAGGACCCGGCGCCCG AAAGAGGAGGACACCACGACAGGCACTGGAGACCCCCCCCGAAAGAAGCCCACCCGGCTGGCTATTG GTGTTGAAGGCGGGTTTGACCTCAGCGAGGAGAAGTATGAATATGATGAGGATGTGAAGATTGTTATTTTGCCGGATTACCTGGAGATTGCCCGAGATGGGTTGGGGGGACTGCCTGACATTGTCAGAGACCGG GTGACCAGTGCGGTGGAGGCCCTACTGTCAGCCGACTCGGCCTCCCGCAAGCAGGAGGTGCAGGCCTGGGATGGGGAAGTACGGCAGGTGTCTAAGCATGCCTTCAACCTCAAGCAGCTGGACAACCCTGCTCGAATCCCTCCCTG CGGCTGGAAGTGTTCCAAGTGTGACATGAGAGAGAACCTGTGGCTCAACCTGACAGACGGCTCCATTCTCTGTGGCCGCCGCTACTTCGATGGCAGTGGGGGCAACAACCACGCCGTGGAACACTACAGAGAGACCAACTACCCGCTGGCCGTCAAGCTGGGCACCATCACACCTGATGGAGCCG ATGTGTACTCCTATGATGAGGATGACATGGTCCTGGACCCCAACCTGGCTGAGCACCTGTCCCACTTCGGCATCGACATGCTGAAGATGCAGAAG ACGGACAAGACCATGACTGAGTTGGAGATAGATATGAACCAGCGGATTGGCGAGTGGGAGCTGATCCAGGAGTCGAGTGTGCCACTGAAGCCCCTGTTTGGGCCTGGCTACACGGGCATCCGGAACCTGGGTAACAGCTGCTACCTCAACTCCGTGGTCCAGGTCCTCTTCAGCATCCCCGACTTCCAGAGGAA GTATGTGGACAAGCTGGAGAAGATCTTCCAGAATGCCCCGACGGACCCTACCCAGGACTTCAGCACCCAGGTGTATGTAGCCAG GGCCAAACTGGGCCATGGCCTTCTCTCGGGAGAATATTCCAAGCCAGCACCGGAGTCAGGCGATGGGGAGCAGGTGCCAGAACAAAAG GAAGTTCAAGATGGCATTGCCCCTCGGATGTTCAAGGCCCTCATTGGCAAGGGTCACCCCGAGTTCTCCACCAACCGGCAGCAGGATGCCCAGGAGTTCTTTCTTCACCTCATCAACATGGTGGAG AGGAATTGCCGGAGCTCTGAAAATCCTAACGAAGTGTTCCGCTTCTTGGTGGAGGAAAAGATCAAGTGCCTGGCCACAGAGAAGGTGAAGTACACCCAGCGAGTGGACTACATCATGCAGCTGCCTGTGCCCATGGACGCAGCCCTTAACAAAG AGGAGCTTCTGGAGTATGAGGAAAAGAAGCGGCAAGCCGAAGAGGAGAAGCTGCCACTACCAGAACTGGTTCGGGCCCAGGTGCCCTTCAGCTCCTGCCTGGAGGCCTATGGGGCCCCCGAGCAGGTGGACGACTTTTGGAGCACCGCCCTGCAGGCCAAATCGGTAGCCGTCAA GACCACACGATTTGCCTCTTTCCCTGACTACCTGGTCATCCAGATCAAGAAGTTCACCTTCGGTTTGGACTGGGTGCCCAAGAAACTGG ATGTGTCTATTGAGATGCCCGAGGAACTAGACATCTCCCAGTTGAGGGGTACAGGGCTGCAGCCTGGAGAGGAGGAGCTGCCTGACATTGCCCCACCCCTGGTCACTCCGGATGAGCCCAAAG CACCCATGTTGGATGAGTCCGTCATTATCCAGCTGGTGGAGATGGGCTTCCCTATGGACGCCTGCCGCAAAGCCGTCTACTACACAGGCAACAGTGGGGCTGAGGCCGCCATGAACTGGGTCATGTCACACATGGACGATCCAG ATTTCGCAAACCCCCTCATCCTGCCTGGCTCCAGCGGGCCTGGCTCCACCAGTGCGGCAGCTGACCCCCCGCCGGAAGACTGCGTGAGCACCATCGTCTCCATGGGCTTCTCCCGGGACCAGGCCCTGAAAGCTCTTCGGGCCACG AGCAATGCTTCCCTCCTCTCCAAGAACAATAGTTTAGAAAGGGCTGTGGACTGGATCTTCAGTCACATTGATGACCTGGATGCGGAAGCCGCCATGGACATCTCGGAGGGCCGCTCGGCTGCTGACTCCATCTCCGAGTCTGTACCAGTGGGACCTAAAGTCCGGGATGGCCCTGGAA AGTATCAGCTCTTTGCCTTCATCAGCCACATGGGCACCTCTACCATGTGTGGTCACTATGTCTGCCACATCAAGAAGGAAGGCAG ATGGGTGATCTACAATGACCAGAAAGTGTGTGCCTCTGAGAAGCCGCCCAAGGACCTGGGCTACATCTACTTCTACCAGAGAGTGGCCAGCTAA
- the USP5 gene encoding ubiquitin carboxyl-terminal hydrolase 5 isoform X3, with translation MHLTSSAHWTARLGGGGLGTVGAAVCGGAAAGVMAELSEEALLSVLPTIRVPKAGDRVHKDECAFSFDTPESEGGLYICMNTFLGFGKQYVERHFNKTGQRVYLHLRRTRRPKEEDTTTGTGDPPRKKPTRLAIGVEGGFDLSEEKYEYDEDVKIVILPDYLEIARDGLGGLPDIVRDRVTSAVEALLSADSASRKQEVQAWDGEVRQVSKHAFNLKQLDNPARIPPCGWKCSKCDMRENLWLNLTDGSILCGRRYFDGSGGNNHAVEHYRETNYPLAVKLGTITPDGADVYSYDEDDMVLDPNLAEHLSHFGIDMLKMQKTDKTMTELEIDMNQRIGEWELIQESSVPLKPLFGPGYTGIRNLGNSCYLNSVVQVLFSIPDFQRKYVDKLEKIFQNAPTDPTQDFSTQVYVARAKLGHGLLSGEYSKPAPESGDGEQVPEQKEVQDGIAPRMFKALIGKGHPEFSTNRQQDAQEFFLHLINMVERNCRSSENPNEVFRFLVEEKIKCLATEKVKYTQRVDYIMQLPVPMDAALNKEELLEYEEKKRQAEEEKLPLPELVRAQVPFSSCLEAYGAPEQVDDFWSTALQAKSVAVKTTRFASFPDYLVIQIKKFTFGLDWVPKKLDVSIEMPEELDISQLRGTGLQPGEEELPDIAPPLVTPDEPKGSLGFYGNEDEDSFCSPHFSSPTSPMLDESVIIQLVEMGFPMDACRKAVYYTGNSGAEAAMNWVMSHMDDPDFANPLILPGSSGPGSTSAAADPPPEDCVSTIVSMGFSRDQALKALRATNNSLERAVDWIFSHIDDLDAEAAMDISEGRSAADSISESVPVGPKVRDGPGKYQLFAFISHMGTSTMCGHYVCHIKKEGRWVIYNDQKVCASEKPPKDLGYIYFYQRVAS, from the exons ATGCACCTAACGAGTAGTGCTCATTGGACGGCCAGACTAGGGGGTGGGGGACTGGGAACGGTGGGAGCCGCTGTGTGTGGAGGAGCTGCTGCCGGTGTCATGGCGGAGCTGAGTGAGGAGGCGCTGCTGTCAGTATTACCGACGATCCGGGTTCCTAAGGCTGGAGACCGGGTCCACAAAGACGAGTGCGCCTTCTCCTTCGACACACCG GAGTCTGAGGGTGGCCTCTACATCTGCATGAACACATTCCTGGGCTTTGGGAAACAGTATGTGGAGAGACATTTCAACAAGACGGGCCAGCGCGTCTACCTGCACCTCCGGAGGACCCGGCGCCCG AAAGAGGAGGACACCACGACAGGCACTGGAGACCCCCCCCGAAAGAAGCCCACCCGGCTGGCTATTG GTGTTGAAGGCGGGTTTGACCTCAGCGAGGAGAAGTATGAATATGATGAGGATGTGAAGATTGTTATTTTGCCGGATTACCTGGAGATTGCCCGAGATGGGTTGGGGGGACTGCCTGACATTGTCAGAGACCGG GTGACCAGTGCGGTGGAGGCCCTACTGTCAGCCGACTCGGCCTCCCGCAAGCAGGAGGTGCAGGCCTGGGATGGGGAAGTACGGCAGGTGTCTAAGCATGCCTTCAACCTCAAGCAGCTGGACAACCCTGCTCGAATCCCTCCCTG CGGCTGGAAGTGTTCCAAGTGTGACATGAGAGAGAACCTGTGGCTCAACCTGACAGACGGCTCCATTCTCTGTGGCCGCCGCTACTTCGATGGCAGTGGGGGCAACAACCACGCCGTGGAACACTACAGAGAGACCAACTACCCGCTGGCCGTCAAGCTGGGCACCATCACACCTGATGGAGCCG ATGTGTACTCCTATGATGAGGATGACATGGTCCTGGACCCCAACCTGGCTGAGCACCTGTCCCACTTCGGCATCGACATGCTGAAGATGCAGAAG ACGGACAAGACCATGACTGAGTTGGAGATAGATATGAACCAGCGGATTGGCGAGTGGGAGCTGATCCAGGAGTCGAGTGTGCCACTGAAGCCCCTGTTTGGGCCTGGCTACACGGGCATCCGGAACCTGGGTAACAGCTGCTACCTCAACTCCGTGGTCCAGGTCCTCTTCAGCATCCCCGACTTCCAGAGGAA GTATGTGGACAAGCTGGAGAAGATCTTCCAGAATGCCCCGACGGACCCTACCCAGGACTTCAGCACCCAGGTGTATGTAGCCAG GGCCAAACTGGGCCATGGCCTTCTCTCGGGAGAATATTCCAAGCCAGCACCGGAGTCAGGCGATGGGGAGCAGGTGCCAGAACAAAAG GAAGTTCAAGATGGCATTGCCCCTCGGATGTTCAAGGCCCTCATTGGCAAGGGTCACCCCGAGTTCTCCACCAACCGGCAGCAGGATGCCCAGGAGTTCTTTCTTCACCTCATCAACATGGTGGAG AGGAATTGCCGGAGCTCTGAAAATCCTAACGAAGTGTTCCGCTTCTTGGTGGAGGAAAAGATCAAGTGCCTGGCCACAGAGAAGGTGAAGTACACCCAGCGAGTGGACTACATCATGCAGCTGCCTGTGCCCATGGACGCAGCCCTTAACAAAG AGGAGCTTCTGGAGTATGAGGAAAAGAAGCGGCAAGCCGAAGAGGAGAAGCTGCCACTACCAGAACTGGTTCGGGCCCAGGTGCCCTTCAGCTCCTGCCTGGAGGCCTATGGGGCCCCCGAGCAGGTGGACGACTTTTGGAGCACCGCCCTGCAGGCCAAATCGGTAGCCGTCAA GACCACACGATTTGCCTCTTTCCCTGACTACCTGGTCATCCAGATCAAGAAGTTCACCTTCGGTTTGGACTGGGTGCCCAAGAAACTGG ATGTGTCTATTGAGATGCCCGAGGAACTAGACATCTCCCAGTTGAGGGGTACAGGGCTGCAGCCTGGAGAGGAGGAGCTGCCTGACATTGCCCCACCCCTGGTCACTCCGGATGAGCCCAAAGGTAGCCTTGGTTTCTATGGCAACGAAGACGAAGACTCCTTCTGCTCCCCTCACTTCTCCTCTCCGACAT CACCCATGTTGGATGAGTCCGTCATTATCCAGCTGGTGGAGATGGGCTTCCCTATGGACGCCTGCCGCAAAGCCGTCTACTACACAGGCAACAGTGGGGCTGAGGCCGCCATGAACTGGGTCATGTCACACATGGACGATCCAG ATTTCGCAAACCCCCTCATCCTGCCTGGCTCCAGCGGGCCTGGCTCCACCAGTGCGGCAGCTGACCCCCCGCCGGAAGACTGCGTGAGCACCATCGTCTCCATGGGCTTCTCCCGGGACCAGGCCCTGAAAGCTCTTCGGGCCACG AACAATAGTTTAGAAAGGGCTGTGGACTGGATCTTCAGTCACATTGATGACCTGGATGCGGAAGCCGCCATGGACATCTCGGAGGGCCGCTCGGCTGCTGACTCCATCTCCGAGTCTGTACCAGTGGGACCTAAAGTCCGGGATGGCCCTGGAA AGTATCAGCTCTTTGCCTTCATCAGCCACATGGGCACCTCTACCATGTGTGGTCACTATGTCTGCCACATCAAGAAGGAAGGCAG ATGGGTGATCTACAATGACCAGAAAGTGTGTGCCTCTGAGAAGCCGCCCAAGGACCTGGGCTACATCTACTTCTACCAGAGAGTGGCCAGCTAA
- the USP5 gene encoding ubiquitin carboxyl-terminal hydrolase 5 isoform X2, whose product MHLTSSAHWTARLGGGGLGTVGAAVCGGAAAGVMAELSEEALLSVLPTIRVPKAGDRVHKDECAFSFDTPESEGGLYICMNTFLGFGKQYVERHFNKTGQRVYLHLRRTRRPKEEDTTTGTGDPPRKKPTRLAIGVEGGFDLSEEKYEYDEDVKIVILPDYLEIARDGLGGLPDIVRDRVTSAVEALLSADSASRKQEVQAWDGEVRQVSKHAFNLKQLDNPARIPPCGWKCSKCDMRENLWLNLTDGSILCGRRYFDGSGGNNHAVEHYRETNYPLAVKLGTITPDGADVYSYDEDDMVLDPNLAEHLSHFGIDMLKMQKTDKTMTELEIDMNQRIGEWELIQESSVPLKPLFGPGYTGIRNLGNSCYLNSVVQVLFSIPDFQRKYVDKLEKIFQNAPTDPTQDFSTQVAKLGHGLLSGEYSKPAPESGDGEQVPEQKEVQDGIAPRMFKALIGKGHPEFSTNRQQDAQEFFLHLINMVERNCRSSENPNEVFRFLVEEKIKCLATEKVKYTQRVDYIMQLPVPMDAALNKEELLEYEEKKRQAEEEKLPLPELVRAQVPFSSCLEAYGAPEQVDDFWSTALQAKSVAVKTTRFASFPDYLVIQIKKFTFGLDWVPKKLDVSIEMPEELDISQLRGTGLQPGEEELPDIAPPLVTPDEPKGSLGFYGNEDEDSFCSPHFSSPTSPMLDESVIIQLVEMGFPMDACRKAVYYTGNSGAEAAMNWVMSHMDDPDFANPLILPGSSGPGSTSAAADPPPEDCVSTIVSMGFSRDQALKALRATSNASLLSKNNSLERAVDWIFSHIDDLDAEAAMDISEGRSAADSISESVPVGPKVRDGPGKYQLFAFISHMGTSTMCGHYVCHIKKEGRWVIYNDQKVCASEKPPKDLGYIYFYQRVAS is encoded by the exons ATGCACCTAACGAGTAGTGCTCATTGGACGGCCAGACTAGGGGGTGGGGGACTGGGAACGGTGGGAGCCGCTGTGTGTGGAGGAGCTGCTGCCGGTGTCATGGCGGAGCTGAGTGAGGAGGCGCTGCTGTCAGTATTACCGACGATCCGGGTTCCTAAGGCTGGAGACCGGGTCCACAAAGACGAGTGCGCCTTCTCCTTCGACACACCG GAGTCTGAGGGTGGCCTCTACATCTGCATGAACACATTCCTGGGCTTTGGGAAACAGTATGTGGAGAGACATTTCAACAAGACGGGCCAGCGCGTCTACCTGCACCTCCGGAGGACCCGGCGCCCG AAAGAGGAGGACACCACGACAGGCACTGGAGACCCCCCCCGAAAGAAGCCCACCCGGCTGGCTATTG GTGTTGAAGGCGGGTTTGACCTCAGCGAGGAGAAGTATGAATATGATGAGGATGTGAAGATTGTTATTTTGCCGGATTACCTGGAGATTGCCCGAGATGGGTTGGGGGGACTGCCTGACATTGTCAGAGACCGG GTGACCAGTGCGGTGGAGGCCCTACTGTCAGCCGACTCGGCCTCCCGCAAGCAGGAGGTGCAGGCCTGGGATGGGGAAGTACGGCAGGTGTCTAAGCATGCCTTCAACCTCAAGCAGCTGGACAACCCTGCTCGAATCCCTCCCTG CGGCTGGAAGTGTTCCAAGTGTGACATGAGAGAGAACCTGTGGCTCAACCTGACAGACGGCTCCATTCTCTGTGGCCGCCGCTACTTCGATGGCAGTGGGGGCAACAACCACGCCGTGGAACACTACAGAGAGACCAACTACCCGCTGGCCGTCAAGCTGGGCACCATCACACCTGATGGAGCCG ATGTGTACTCCTATGATGAGGATGACATGGTCCTGGACCCCAACCTGGCTGAGCACCTGTCCCACTTCGGCATCGACATGCTGAAGATGCAGAAG ACGGACAAGACCATGACTGAGTTGGAGATAGATATGAACCAGCGGATTGGCGAGTGGGAGCTGATCCAGGAGTCGAGTGTGCCACTGAAGCCCCTGTTTGGGCCTGGCTACACGGGCATCCGGAACCTGGGTAACAGCTGCTACCTCAACTCCGTGGTCCAGGTCCTCTTCAGCATCCCCGACTTCCAGAGGAA GTATGTGGACAAGCTGGAGAAGATCTTCCAGAATGCCCCGACGGACCCTACCCAGGACTTCAGCACCCAGGT GGCCAAACTGGGCCATGGCCTTCTCTCGGGAGAATATTCCAAGCCAGCACCGGAGTCAGGCGATGGGGAGCAGGTGCCAGAACAAAAG GAAGTTCAAGATGGCATTGCCCCTCGGATGTTCAAGGCCCTCATTGGCAAGGGTCACCCCGAGTTCTCCACCAACCGGCAGCAGGATGCCCAGGAGTTCTTTCTTCACCTCATCAACATGGTGGAG AGGAATTGCCGGAGCTCTGAAAATCCTAACGAAGTGTTCCGCTTCTTGGTGGAGGAAAAGATCAAGTGCCTGGCCACAGAGAAGGTGAAGTACACCCAGCGAGTGGACTACATCATGCAGCTGCCTGTGCCCATGGACGCAGCCCTTAACAAAG AGGAGCTTCTGGAGTATGAGGAAAAGAAGCGGCAAGCCGAAGAGGAGAAGCTGCCACTACCAGAACTGGTTCGGGCCCAGGTGCCCTTCAGCTCCTGCCTGGAGGCCTATGGGGCCCCCGAGCAGGTGGACGACTTTTGGAGCACCGCCCTGCAGGCCAAATCGGTAGCCGTCAA GACCACACGATTTGCCTCTTTCCCTGACTACCTGGTCATCCAGATCAAGAAGTTCACCTTCGGTTTGGACTGGGTGCCCAAGAAACTGG ATGTGTCTATTGAGATGCCCGAGGAACTAGACATCTCCCAGTTGAGGGGTACAGGGCTGCAGCCTGGAGAGGAGGAGCTGCCTGACATTGCCCCACCCCTGGTCACTCCGGATGAGCCCAAAGGTAGCCTTGGTTTCTATGGCAACGAAGACGAAGACTCCTTCTGCTCCCCTCACTTCTCCTCTCCGACAT CACCCATGTTGGATGAGTCCGTCATTATCCAGCTGGTGGAGATGGGCTTCCCTATGGACGCCTGCCGCAAAGCCGTCTACTACACAGGCAACAGTGGGGCTGAGGCCGCCATGAACTGGGTCATGTCACACATGGACGATCCAG ATTTCGCAAACCCCCTCATCCTGCCTGGCTCCAGCGGGCCTGGCTCCACCAGTGCGGCAGCTGACCCCCCGCCGGAAGACTGCGTGAGCACCATCGTCTCCATGGGCTTCTCCCGGGACCAGGCCCTGAAAGCTCTTCGGGCCACG AGCAATGCTTCCCTCCTCTCCAAGAACAATAGTTTAGAAAGGGCTGTGGACTGGATCTTCAGTCACATTGATGACCTGGATGCGGAAGCCGCCATGGACATCTCGGAGGGCCGCTCGGCTGCTGACTCCATCTCCGAGTCTGTACCAGTGGGACCTAAAGTCCGGGATGGCCCTGGAA AGTATCAGCTCTTTGCCTTCATCAGCCACATGGGCACCTCTACCATGTGTGGTCACTATGTCTGCCACATCAAGAAGGAAGGCAG ATGGGTGATCTACAATGACCAGAAAGTGTGTGCCTCTGAGAAGCCGCCCAAGGACCTGGGCTACATCTACTTCTACCAGAGAGTGGCCAGCTAA
- the USP5 gene encoding ubiquitin carboxyl-terminal hydrolase 5 isoform X7, with protein MHLTSSAHWTARLGGGGLGTVGAAVCGGAAAGVMAELSEEALLSVLPTIRVPKAGDRVHKDECAFSFDTPESEGGLYICMNTFLGFGKQYVERHFNKTGQRVYLHLRRTRRPKEEDTTTGTGDPPRKKPTRLAIGVEGGFDLSEEKYEYDEDVKIVILPDYLEIARDGLGGLPDIVRDRVTSAVEALLSADSASRKQEVQAWDGEVRQVSKHAFNLKQLDNPARIPPCGWKCSKCDMRENLWLNLTDGSILCGRRYFDGSGGNNHAVEHYRETNYPLAVKLGTITPDGADVYSYDEDDMVLDPNLAEHLSHFGIDMLKMQKTDKTMTELEIDMNQRIGEWELIQESSVPLKPLFGPGYTGIRNLGNSCYLNSVVQVLFSIPDFQRKYVDKLEKIFQNAPTDPTQDFSTQVYVARAKLGHGLLSGEYSKPAPESGDGEQVPEQKEVQDGIAPRMFKALIGKGHPEFSTNRQQDAQEFFLHLINMVERNCRSSENPNEVFRFLVEEKIKCLATEKVKYTQRVDYIMQLPVPMDAALNKEELLEYEEKKRQAEEEKLPLPELVRAQVPFSSCLEAYGAPEQVDDFWSTALQAKSVAVKTTRFASFPDYLVIQIKKFTFGLDWVPKKLDVSIEMPEELDISQLRGTGLQPGEEELPDIAPPLVTPDEPKAPMLDESVIIQLVEMGFPMDACRKAVYYTGNSGAEAAMNWVMSHMDDPDFANPLILPGSSGPGSTSAAADPPPEDCVSTIVSMGFSRDQALKALRATNNSLERAVDWIFSHIDDLDAEAAMDISEGRSAADSISESVPVGPKVRDGPGKYQLFAFISHMGTSTMCGHYVCHIKKEGRWVIYNDQKVCASEKPPKDLGYIYFYQRVAS; from the exons ATGCACCTAACGAGTAGTGCTCATTGGACGGCCAGACTAGGGGGTGGGGGACTGGGAACGGTGGGAGCCGCTGTGTGTGGAGGAGCTGCTGCCGGTGTCATGGCGGAGCTGAGTGAGGAGGCGCTGCTGTCAGTATTACCGACGATCCGGGTTCCTAAGGCTGGAGACCGGGTCCACAAAGACGAGTGCGCCTTCTCCTTCGACACACCG GAGTCTGAGGGTGGCCTCTACATCTGCATGAACACATTCCTGGGCTTTGGGAAACAGTATGTGGAGAGACATTTCAACAAGACGGGCCAGCGCGTCTACCTGCACCTCCGGAGGACCCGGCGCCCG AAAGAGGAGGACACCACGACAGGCACTGGAGACCCCCCCCGAAAGAAGCCCACCCGGCTGGCTATTG GTGTTGAAGGCGGGTTTGACCTCAGCGAGGAGAAGTATGAATATGATGAGGATGTGAAGATTGTTATTTTGCCGGATTACCTGGAGATTGCCCGAGATGGGTTGGGGGGACTGCCTGACATTGTCAGAGACCGG GTGACCAGTGCGGTGGAGGCCCTACTGTCAGCCGACTCGGCCTCCCGCAAGCAGGAGGTGCAGGCCTGGGATGGGGAAGTACGGCAGGTGTCTAAGCATGCCTTCAACCTCAAGCAGCTGGACAACCCTGCTCGAATCCCTCCCTG CGGCTGGAAGTGTTCCAAGTGTGACATGAGAGAGAACCTGTGGCTCAACCTGACAGACGGCTCCATTCTCTGTGGCCGCCGCTACTTCGATGGCAGTGGGGGCAACAACCACGCCGTGGAACACTACAGAGAGACCAACTACCCGCTGGCCGTCAAGCTGGGCACCATCACACCTGATGGAGCCG ATGTGTACTCCTATGATGAGGATGACATGGTCCTGGACCCCAACCTGGCTGAGCACCTGTCCCACTTCGGCATCGACATGCTGAAGATGCAGAAG ACGGACAAGACCATGACTGAGTTGGAGATAGATATGAACCAGCGGATTGGCGAGTGGGAGCTGATCCAGGAGTCGAGTGTGCCACTGAAGCCCCTGTTTGGGCCTGGCTACACGGGCATCCGGAACCTGGGTAACAGCTGCTACCTCAACTCCGTGGTCCAGGTCCTCTTCAGCATCCCCGACTTCCAGAGGAA GTATGTGGACAAGCTGGAGAAGATCTTCCAGAATGCCCCGACGGACCCTACCCAGGACTTCAGCACCCAGGTGTATGTAGCCAG GGCCAAACTGGGCCATGGCCTTCTCTCGGGAGAATATTCCAAGCCAGCACCGGAGTCAGGCGATGGGGAGCAGGTGCCAGAACAAAAG GAAGTTCAAGATGGCATTGCCCCTCGGATGTTCAAGGCCCTCATTGGCAAGGGTCACCCCGAGTTCTCCACCAACCGGCAGCAGGATGCCCAGGAGTTCTTTCTTCACCTCATCAACATGGTGGAG AGGAATTGCCGGAGCTCTGAAAATCCTAACGAAGTGTTCCGCTTCTTGGTGGAGGAAAAGATCAAGTGCCTGGCCACAGAGAAGGTGAAGTACACCCAGCGAGTGGACTACATCATGCAGCTGCCTGTGCCCATGGACGCAGCCCTTAACAAAG AGGAGCTTCTGGAGTATGAGGAAAAGAAGCGGCAAGCCGAAGAGGAGAAGCTGCCACTACCAGAACTGGTTCGGGCCCAGGTGCCCTTCAGCTCCTGCCTGGAGGCCTATGGGGCCCCCGAGCAGGTGGACGACTTTTGGAGCACCGCCCTGCAGGCCAAATCGGTAGCCGTCAA GACCACACGATTTGCCTCTTTCCCTGACTACCTGGTCATCCAGATCAAGAAGTTCACCTTCGGTTTGGACTGGGTGCCCAAGAAACTGG ATGTGTCTATTGAGATGCCCGAGGAACTAGACATCTCCCAGTTGAGGGGTACAGGGCTGCAGCCTGGAGAGGAGGAGCTGCCTGACATTGCCCCACCCCTGGTCACTCCGGATGAGCCCAAAG CACCCATGTTGGATGAGTCCGTCATTATCCAGCTGGTGGAGATGGGCTTCCCTATGGACGCCTGCCGCAAAGCCGTCTACTACACAGGCAACAGTGGGGCTGAGGCCGCCATGAACTGGGTCATGTCACACATGGACGATCCAG ATTTCGCAAACCCCCTCATCCTGCCTGGCTCCAGCGGGCCTGGCTCCACCAGTGCGGCAGCTGACCCCCCGCCGGAAGACTGCGTGAGCACCATCGTCTCCATGGGCTTCTCCCGGGACCAGGCCCTGAAAGCTCTTCGGGCCACG AACAATAGTTTAGAAAGGGCTGTGGACTGGATCTTCAGTCACATTGATGACCTGGATGCGGAAGCCGCCATGGACATCTCGGAGGGCCGCTCGGCTGCTGACTCCATCTCCGAGTCTGTACCAGTGGGACCTAAAGTCCGGGATGGCCCTGGAA AGTATCAGCTCTTTGCCTTCATCAGCCACATGGGCACCTCTACCATGTGTGGTCACTATGTCTGCCACATCAAGAAGGAAGGCAG ATGGGTGATCTACAATGACCAGAAAGTGTGTGCCTCTGAGAAGCCGCCCAAGGACCTGGGCTACATCTACTTCTACCAGAGAGTGGCCAGCTAA